Genomic window (Bacillus pumilus):
CGAAAACGCTTCTGGATGCGCAGTCATTTCTTTGACTAGCCTCAGCACTTGTTCATGCTGCTTTTCTGTTTGTTGATATATGACATCATATAATTCGTCTGGCCTGCTGCTCATTTCACATCACCTATCTTTTTTCATGTGTTAAATCGCATCTTCTTTTGTTTTCTTGAAGACGAACCATTTACTGGCGACATAATTCACGACTACAATCACAAAGTTGACAAGAATTTTTGCGACAGTTTCATTGAGCGCCATTTGGCTCACAAATAAAATCATCAGCCCCAGATCTACACCTAGAGACATGAGACGGACACTAAAAAATGAAGAAAGTTCACGCATGAGGCTTTTCGTATCACGAGCCTTTTGCTTGAAGACATACTTCTTATTGGTGATATAAGCAAAGAGAACAGCAAATACCCATGAAACAACTGTAGCTGTTTTATAATCCATGGAAAACATCTCAACGAATAAGTAGAAGCTGACTATGTTGACAATGGTTGTACACACTCCCATCACAAGATACATAACAACTTCTTGATACTTTTGAAAAAGGCTATACATGTCTTTCTTCATTCCTTCTTGGTGGTTTCTGTTTCTTTTAGAATACCATCTTGAGAAGAACTTCCCAAACGAACAATATGTACGTCCTGCACAGATGAAATTTGTTCTACCCGATGGCAAATGTCAACCTAATTGGTTTATATGAGTCAAATGTTTTAGGTCTTTATCATTATTTTAATTTATAATCTTTTAACTGACTTTACAATTGTTTATTATTAGAAGTAAGAAATCAATAATTATGGGTTTTTTAGTCATTTTTTTAGGAACGTGGTAGGTGATAGATTTTACAAAATAGGTTAAATGTCATCATTTTTCGACAAAAATCTATTTTGCGCTGTTTTCATCCACACGTACAGTTACTAGACGGTTTGTTCAAGTCATTGGTTGCAGATGAATATGTCTTATTGAACTGGAGGATATTATGGATACGCAAGTGAAAAGAAGAGTTGACGAAGAGTGGGTTTATTTGATTCAGGAAGCGAAAAAAATTGGACTAAGCATCGAAGAAATACAAGCTTTTTTAACATCCAACGGTGATCAGAAGATGATAAACAAACCGTAATTCAACGCCGTTATCCTTTGTCTTTCAGACTGCTTTGGCTAAAGTTCTGACTTATCAATTGACCATTTACACATCCTTTCATGACGATACGCTACAATAATTGAACACCTCTTCATACCAATCCCTCCCACTCATGGGGTTCTGTCTTTCTATAATAGGAGGACAGGCCGTTTCCCGTTCTTTATATGATCCCTTTTTCACCATCATTCATGAAAATTGTCCTTCTCTCGTTATAAAACCAAGCTGCCCACCCATATATTAAGCATGAAAGCAACGAGAAAGCAGAAAGGTGGGTAGAGCGTGAGTTCAGATTCCCTTTCCTATTATCACCAAAAAAAGGATCAGTATTATCATGGCGTGAACCCGGTCATCGTCAACCGTATTCGTGAGGATTGGACGTCTTTATTGGATATCGGATGCGGCACAGGCAAGCTTGGAAAAGTCCTGAAACAAAAGGGCAGGACCATTTATGGTATTGAATCATTTAAAGATGCAGCAAAAGAGGCTGAGCAAGAGCTGGATCATGTTTTATGCGGAAATATTGAACAGATGACTCTCCCTTATGAACATGAACAATTTGACTGCATCATTTTCGGAGACGTCCTTGAACATTTATTGGACCCGTGGGCCGTTTTAAAGAAGGTCAAACCCTTCCTTAAAAAAGAAGGAGCTATCCTGTCTTCTATTCCGAATATCGGTCACATATCAACCCTTTTAGAATTACTTGCCGGCAGATTCACCTATACAGATGCAGGTTTAATGGATCAAACACATTTACGTTTCTTCACCCTTCACGAAATTCATGCACTCTTTCATTCAGCAGGCTTTCGTATTCGCGAGCTTGAAACCATTCGCGTACAGCATCCTTCCTACGCGAGCGTGATGAGTGATTTACATGAATTACTCGTGAAGCATGGTATTCGTTCTGATTTTCACGAGGCCGCTACCGCTTATCAGTATGTGGTTGAGGCGGTTCAGTTACATGAGTAACTCCACCATCCTGTTTGTTTTATGTGTAAATGATGAATCGATGTTTCAGGCATGCTTTCGGCAGCTCGCTTCACTTCCTGCTCCACATGGATATCATGTGGAGGTGTTGCCGATTAGACATGCATCAAGTATGACCTCTGCTTATAATGAAGCCAGCAGCCATCCAGCTCAATTTAAAATTTATCTTCATCAAGATACATTGATTGTCAAACAGCAAATGCTGCTTGAGCTGATTCCGCTTTTTTTACAGCATCCAACACTCGGTATGGTTGGGGTCATAGGAGCTGAAAGCGTGCCTGACAATGGGATTTGGTGGGAGAGTGCTGATTGCAGGGGGAAAGTCATTGAATATCGTCACGACACCTATCAGCTGCTTTCGTTTGAAAGAGGCCAGCATCCAGTAGCACAAGATTATATCAACGCTTCGGCGATTGATGGTCTTTTCATGGCGACACAGTATGATGTGAAATGGCGTGAGGATCTCTTTGATGGTTTTCATTTTTATGATGTTTCGCAGTCCTTAGAATTCGTCCAGCAGGGCTATAAGGTTGGGATTGCAAAGCAAGAAGAGCCTTGGTGTATCCACAAATGCGGAGATCATTTTGATGGCGAAGCATATGAAAAAGCGAGACAAACATTTCTTTCAAATTATCGATAGAAAGCACCCTTTTCGGGTTCCTTTTTTATGATATACTGTCATAAACAACCAGATCGTCTCATATGCATTGGAGTACCTTGTCCCTAATTCGTACAAAGGAGGAAACAATGGCAGACAAAAAAGTTCATTATAAGAAGGTTGCCGCTTCAGAGGATTTTCGAAAACTTCTCGAGGAAAAACGCAGATTTATCGTACCGTTGACGATTTTCTTTTTTCTCTTTTACTTTTCACTTCCGGTTGCTACATCCTACTTCACCTTTTTGAACACACCGGCAATTGGCGCGATCTCATGGGCTTGGTTATTCGCCCTCACACAATTTGTCATGACGTGGGTATTATGTGGACTTTATGCGAAAAAAGCAGCTCAGTTTGACAAATATGTAAGCGCTTTAAAAAATGAATCGAGAGGTGATGACGAATGAGCATGACCGCGTTTATTTTATTCATAGCGATCGTCGGGCTCACATTGGTCATCACATATTTTGCTGCGAAGAAAACGAGCAATGCGAGCGACTTCTACACAGCAGGTGGAGGTCTGACTGGGTTTCAGAACGGCCTTGCCATCGCCGGGGACTATATGTCTGCTGCATCATTTTTAGGGATCGCTGGAATGATCGCTTTAAATGGATTTGACGGCTTTTTCTATAGTATTGGCTTTTTAGTGGCGTACCTTGTCGTTCTTTACGTTGTAGCTGAACCGCTTCGAAATCTTGGGAAATATACGATGGCTGATATGATTGCTGCACGATTTAAGCGTCCTGCCATTCGAGGGGTTGCCGCGTTTAACACAATCACAGTCTCTACTTTTTATATGATTGCGCAGCTTGTTGGGGCTGGCGCATTAATCAAACTCCTTCTCGGCATTGATTACTGGATTGCGGTGCTGATTGTGGGTGTCTTAATGACCATTTATGTGGTTTTTGGTGGCATGATCGCAACCAGCTGGGTGCAGA
Coding sequences:
- a CDS encoding class I SAM-dependent methyltransferase — encoded protein: MSSDSLSYYHQKKDQYYHGVNPVIVNRIREDWTSLLDIGCGTGKLGKVLKQKGRTIYGIESFKDAAKEAEQELDHVLCGNIEQMTLPYEHEQFDCIIFGDVLEHLLDPWAVLKKVKPFLKKEGAILSSIPNIGHISTLLELLAGRFTYTDAGLMDQTHLRFFTLHEIHALFHSAGFRIRELETIRVQHPSYASVMSDLHELLVKHGIRSDFHEAATAYQYVVEAVQLHE
- a CDS encoding DUF485 domain-containing protein, with product MADKKVHYKKVAASEDFRKLLEEKRRFIVPLTIFFFLFYFSLPVATSYFTFLNTPAIGAISWAWLFALTQFVMTWVLCGLYAKKAAQFDKYVSALKNESRGDDE
- a CDS encoding GtrA family protein — translated: MYLVMGVCTTIVNIVSFYLFVEMFSMDYKTATVVSWVFAVLFAYITNKKYVFKQKARDTKSLMRELSSFFSVRLMSLGVDLGLMILFVSQMALNETVAKILVNFVIVVVNYVASKWFVFKKTKEDAI
- a CDS encoding glycosyltransferase family protein — translated: MSNSTILFVLCVNDESMFQACFRQLASLPAPHGYHVEVLPIRHASSMTSAYNEASSHPAQFKIYLHQDTLIVKQQMLLELIPLFLQHPTLGMVGVIGAESVPDNGIWWESADCRGKVIEYRHDTYQLLSFERGQHPVAQDYINASAIDGLFMATQYDVKWREDLFDGFHFYDVSQSLEFVQQGYKVGIAKQEEPWCIHKCGDHFDGEAYEKARQTFLSNYR
- a CDS encoding anti-repressor SinI family protein, producing the protein MDTQVKRRVDEEWVYLIQEAKKIGLSIEEIQAFLTSNGDQKMINKP